In Halosegnis marinus, one genomic interval encodes:
- a CDS encoding sodium:solute symporter family protein: protein MSLAVQLGVLGAYLLVALAVGVVAYRRTDRRAEDYYLAGRTLGTVVLLFTTFATLLSAFTFFGGPNVAFWAGPEWILVMGLMDGVLFALLWYVVGYKQWLVGKEHGYVTLGEMLGDRFGSTRLRGVVAGVSILWLFPYVMLQQMGAGTAVVGLTDGAVPYWAGAALITVFMVGYVALSGLRGVAWTDTLQGVFMLGVLWLAVGWIATSAGGIGALTAGMAEANPEFAALGGGLYSVQYVVGTAVVIAFGVAAFPQVNQRFFMADRVETLKRSFALWPVLVLLLFVPAFLLGSWAVGLGITVPENSNVLPVLLNEYTPAWFAAAVVAGALAAMMSSSDSMLLSGSSYLTRDLYRPFVAPDAGDERESWVARVGVAAFAVGTFVASLFAQGGGLDAIITVGDTAFGGYAQVTLPLLCALYWSGTTRTGMLTGVVASQALYLAHVFVPSVTVMGTTLLGDTYLTWDFALWCMLASLLVTVGVSALTTNAPEENAAKFGVRAD, encoded by the coding sequence GTGAGCCTCGCCGTCCAGCTGGGCGTGCTCGGCGCGTACCTCCTCGTCGCGCTCGCCGTCGGCGTCGTGGCCTACCGGCGCACCGACCGCCGCGCCGAGGACTACTACCTCGCGGGCCGGACGCTCGGCACCGTCGTCCTGCTGTTCACGACGTTCGCGACCCTCCTGTCGGCGTTCACCTTCTTCGGCGGCCCGAACGTCGCCTTCTGGGCCGGGCCGGAGTGGATACTCGTCATGGGGCTGATGGACGGGGTCCTGTTCGCCCTGCTGTGGTACGTCGTCGGCTACAAGCAGTGGCTCGTCGGGAAGGAACACGGCTACGTGACGCTCGGCGAGATGCTGGGGGACCGCTTCGGGTCGACGCGCCTGCGGGGCGTCGTCGCGGGCGTCTCCATCCTGTGGCTGTTCCCGTACGTGATGCTCCAGCAGATGGGCGCGGGGACGGCCGTCGTCGGTCTCACGGACGGCGCGGTCCCCTACTGGGCCGGCGCGGCGCTCATCACCGTGTTCATGGTCGGCTACGTCGCCCTCTCGGGGCTCCGCGGCGTCGCGTGGACCGACACCCTCCAGGGCGTGTTCATGCTCGGCGTGCTGTGGCTCGCCGTCGGGTGGATCGCGACGAGCGCCGGCGGCATCGGCGCGCTCACGGCCGGCATGGCCGAGGCGAACCCCGAGTTCGCCGCGCTCGGCGGCGGCCTCTACTCCGTGCAGTACGTCGTCGGCACGGCCGTCGTCATCGCCTTCGGCGTCGCGGCGTTCCCGCAGGTGAACCAGCGCTTCTTCATGGCCGACCGCGTCGAGACGCTGAAGCGCTCGTTCGCGCTGTGGCCCGTCCTCGTCCTCCTGCTGTTCGTTCCCGCGTTCCTGCTCGGGTCGTGGGCCGTCGGCCTCGGCATCACCGTCCCCGAGAACAGCAACGTCCTCCCCGTCCTGCTGAACGAGTACACCCCGGCGTGGTTCGCCGCGGCCGTCGTCGCGGGCGCGCTCGCGGCGATGATGTCCTCTTCCGACTCGATGCTGCTCTCGGGGTCGTCGTACCTCACGCGGGACCTCTACCGACCGTTCGTCGCGCCGGACGCGGGCGACGAGCGCGAGTCGTGGGTCGCCCGGGTCGGCGTCGCCGCCTTCGCCGTCGGCACGTTCGTCGCCTCGCTGTTCGCGCAGGGGGGCGGCCTCGACGCCATCATCACCGTCGGCGACACGGCCTTCGGCGGGTACGCGCAAGTCACGCTCCCGCTCCTGTGTGCGCTCTACTGGTCCGGCACGACCCGTACCGGGATGCTGACCGGCGTGGTCGCCTCGCAGGCGCTGTACCTCGCGCACGTGTTCGTCCCCTCGGTGACCGTGATGGGGACGACCCTGCTCGGCGACACCTACCTGACGTGGGACTTCGCGCTGTGGTGTATGCTCGCCTCGCTCCTCGTGACGGTCGGCGTCTCGGCGCTCACGACGAACGCCCCCGAGGAGAACGCCGCGAAGTTCGGCGTCCGGGCCGACTGA
- a CDS encoding DUF3311 domain-containing protein, translating into MSIETRTVERSPLAAALWGAALLAVALFAVPWFLWRSDAVAYGLPVWLWWHIGWMLLASAVFYAFGRYAWGLGVEPRDDGVEP; encoded by the coding sequence ATGTCCATCGAGACACGAACCGTCGAACGTTCGCCGCTGGCCGCGGCGCTGTGGGGGGCCGCACTGCTGGCCGTGGCCCTGTTCGCCGTCCCGTGGTTCCTGTGGCGCTCCGACGCCGTCGCGTACGGGCTTCCCGTCTGGCTGTGGTGGCACATCGGCTGGATGCTGCTCGCGTCGGCCGTCTTCTACGCGTTCGGCCGTTACGCGTGGGGACTGGGCGTCGAGCCGCGCGACGACGGGGTGGAGCCGTGA
- the dnaG gene encoding DNA primase DnaG encodes MQDTAKYLIHADITADGVVERSDVVGAVFGQTEGLLGDDLDLRDLQDSSKVGRIDVEIDSAHGQSFGEITIATSLDKVETAILAAALETIDRVGPCRATIDVETVEDVRAAKRREVVERATTLLHDSFDGSVLSSEELVEEVRRAVRVEDITEYEGLPAGPRVADSDAVIVVEGRADVLQLLKYGIKNAVAVEGTNVPDAVADLSRERTVTAFLDGDRGGELILRELAQVGEVEFVAFAPPDRSVEDLDRAEVMAALREKAPYELVAGEDDLEAARATVAGGRSEPGVDTAVVPEPEGEADDDPDAEPDGTAEEEEGAVADDEADEEATDEATDEAADEADDPRTLGGHVDAVIGAGSGRARLLSADFETLAEGDADGAFELVRDAETVPETVVVDDEASQRLLDVAAQRGVGGVVAASAGEFVKQPASVRVRTADQLRQVAD; translated from the coding sequence ATGCAGGACACAGCGAAGTACCTCATCCACGCGGACATCACCGCCGACGGGGTGGTCGAACGGTCGGACGTGGTCGGCGCCGTCTTCGGGCAGACCGAGGGACTGCTCGGCGACGACCTCGACCTCCGGGACCTCCAGGACTCCTCGAAGGTGGGACGCATCGACGTCGAGATAGACTCCGCACACGGACAGTCGTTCGGCGAGATAACCATCGCCACGTCGCTCGACAAGGTCGAGACGGCCATCCTCGCGGCCGCGCTCGAAACCATCGACCGGGTCGGCCCCTGCCGGGCCACCATCGACGTGGAGACGGTCGAGGACGTGCGCGCGGCCAAGCGACGCGAGGTGGTCGAGCGCGCCACGACCCTCCTCCACGACTCGTTCGACGGGAGCGTCCTCTCCAGCGAGGAGCTGGTCGAGGAGGTGCGCCGCGCCGTCCGGGTCGAGGACATCACCGAGTACGAGGGCCTCCCCGCGGGGCCGCGCGTCGCCGACTCCGACGCCGTCATCGTCGTCGAGGGGCGGGCGGACGTGCTCCAACTGCTGAAGTACGGCATCAAGAACGCCGTCGCCGTCGAGGGGACGAACGTCCCCGACGCCGTCGCCGACCTGAGCCGCGAGCGCACCGTGACCGCCTTCCTCGACGGCGACCGCGGCGGCGAGCTCATCCTCCGGGAGCTCGCGCAGGTGGGCGAGGTGGAGTTCGTCGCCTTCGCGCCCCCGGACCGCTCCGTCGAGGACCTCGACCGCGCCGAGGTGATGGCCGCGCTCCGCGAGAAGGCACCCTACGAACTCGTCGCCGGCGAGGACGACCTGGAGGCCGCGCGCGCGACCGTCGCCGGCGGCCGGAGCGAGCCGGGCGTCGATACCGCGGTCGTCCCCGAGCCGGAGGGCGAGGCCGACGACGACCCCGACGCCGAGCCGGACGGGACGGCCGAGGAGGAGGAGGGGGCAGTGGCGGACGACGAGGCAGACGAGGAGGCGACCGACGAAGCAACCGACGAGGCAGCCGACGAGGCAGACGACCCTCGAACGCTCGGCGGCCACGTCGACGCGGTCATCGGCGCGGGGTCGGGCCGCGCGCGCCTGCTCTCGGCCGACTTCGAGACGCTCGCGGAGGGCGACGCGGACGGCGCGTTCGAGCTGGTGCGCGACGCCGAGACGGTCCCCGAGACGGTCGTCGTGGACGACGAGGCGAGCCAGCGTCTGCTCGACGTGGCGGCCCAGCGCGGGGTCGGCGGCGTCGTCGCGGCGTCGGCCGGCGAGTTCGTCAAACAGCCCGCCAGCGTCCGGGTCCGGACCGCGGACCAGCTACGACAGGTCGCGGACTAA
- a CDS encoding GNAT family N-acetyltransferase — MIRPATAADRPAVRELQKLLDHRAPALLEAAFDTEVRGIGGDAFVADDGGVVGYALAVPGARDADPSVVYLAELAVAPGVRREGYGRRLVAALADGYDHDQLRVTVAADDDGARAFYTAAGFWELADLPDRFDGADGVLLVRDLS, encoded by the coding sequence GTGATACGCCCCGCGACCGCCGCCGATCGCCCCGCCGTCCGCGAACTCCAGAAACTGCTCGACCACCGAGCGCCCGCGCTGCTCGAAGCCGCCTTCGACACCGAGGTCCGGGGTATCGGCGGCGACGCTTTCGTGGCCGACGACGGCGGCGTGGTGGGGTACGCGCTCGCCGTGCCGGGCGCGCGCGACGCCGACCCGAGCGTCGTCTACCTCGCCGAACTCGCCGTCGCGCCGGGCGTCCGCCGCGAGGGGTACGGCCGCCGGCTGGTCGCGGCGCTCGCCGACGGGTACGACCACGACCAACTGCGCGTCACCGTCGCGGCCGACGACGACGGCGCGCGCGCCTTCTACACAGCGGCGGGCTTCTGGGAACTGGCCGACCTCCCCGACCGCTTCGACGGCGCCGACGGCGTCCTGTTAGTCCGCGACCTGTCGTAG
- a CDS encoding DUF92 domain-containing protein yields the protein MSDVRRAAAFAAVGVLSLVAAAAAGQPDARVAAVVAAAPFLLVAGFALAVAGPDGPLFDLFARRTDYEEGRLFGLGGFALAGAGLAALAAGSSLPPVAFAVSVFALVGGTVGAAVVEARRPHEFLATAVFAGVGFAWGLVGGLAALGVGYGVTDLSYPPEAVPAPTLVFLAATAAVAAALLRTVLFARDDPLVTVSVALVLWLFAGLEVTVPPTRLGVGLAVTVLLGYVAYALGTASVAGMLTGVLLALFAIVLGGYGWFALLVTFFGLGGLASKYRYDEKTDRGIAEANEGARGSGNVLANSAAALAAVVAFTASEGMAPAYAPVFRFAFAGAVAAALADTFSSEFGGLFDAPRLVTTFERVEPGTDGAVTWQGEVAGLAGAALIAGIAALFFELGPVAAGLVVLGGFVGMTVDSLLGATLEGGRVGNQGVNFLATLSGAVACGALSWLL from the coding sequence GTGTCTGACGTGAGGCGTGCGGCCGCCTTCGCGGCCGTGGGTGTCCTCTCGCTCGTCGCGGCGGCGGCCGCCGGGCAGCCGGACGCTCGCGTCGCCGCGGTCGTCGCCGCGGCCCCCTTCCTCCTCGTCGCCGGCTTCGCGCTGGCCGTCGCCGGGCCGGACGGGCCGCTGTTCGACCTGTTCGCGCGGCGCACCGACTACGAGGAGGGGCGGCTGTTCGGCCTCGGCGGCTTCGCGCTCGCCGGGGCGGGATTGGCCGCGCTCGCCGCCGGGTCGTCGCTCCCGCCCGTCGCCTTCGCCGTGAGCGTCTTCGCGCTGGTCGGCGGCACGGTCGGCGCGGCCGTCGTCGAGGCGCGCCGCCCCCACGAGTTCCTCGCGACGGCGGTGTTCGCCGGCGTCGGCTTCGCGTGGGGGCTCGTCGGCGGCCTCGCCGCGCTCGGCGTGGGCTACGGCGTGACGGACCTCTCCTACCCTCCCGAGGCGGTTCCCGCGCCCACGCTCGTCTTCCTCGCCGCGACGGCCGCCGTCGCCGCCGCGCTGCTGCGGACCGTCCTGTTCGCCCGCGACGACCCGCTCGTGACGGTCTCCGTCGCGTTGGTGTTGTGGCTGTTCGCCGGGCTAGAGGTGACCGTCCCGCCGACGCGGCTCGGGGTCGGGCTGGCCGTCACCGTCCTGCTCGGCTACGTCGCGTACGCGCTCGGGACGGCTAGCGTCGCCGGGATGCTCACCGGCGTCCTGCTCGCGCTGTTCGCCATCGTCCTCGGCGGCTACGGCTGGTTCGCCCTGCTCGTGACGTTCTTCGGGCTGGGGGGGCTCGCCTCGAAGTACCGCTACGACGAGAAGACCGACCGCGGCATCGCGGAGGCGAACGAGGGCGCCCGCGGCTCGGGCAACGTCCTCGCCAACTCCGCGGCGGCGCTCGCGGCCGTCGTCGCCTTCACCGCCAGCGAGGGGATGGCTCCCGCCTACGCCCCCGTGTTCCGGTTCGCCTTCGCCGGCGCGGTGGCCGCCGCGCTCGCCGACACGTTCTCCTCGGAGTTCGGCGGCCTCTTCGACGCCCCCCGCCTCGTCACGACGTTCGAGCGCGTCGAGCCGGGCACCGACGGCGCGGTGACGTGGCAGGGGGAGGTCGCCGGGCTCGCCGGCGCGGCGCTCATCGCCGGCATCGCGGCCCTGTTCTTCGAGCTGGGGCCGGTCGCGGCCGGGCTCGTCGTCCTCGGCGGCTTCGTCGGGATGACCGTCGATAGCCTGCTCGGGGCGACGCTCGAAGGGGGTCGGGTCGGAAATCAGGGGGTGAACTTCCTCGCCACGCTCTCGGGCGCGGTGGCGTGCGGGGCGCTCTCGTGGCTGCTGTGA
- a CDS encoding undecaprenyl diphosphate synthase family protein, which produces MGLYDRYLAARLRVADGTLPERVALVITERDLLEPGAYDTLREFLGWAFDYGAERVTVSVSVLDADAVPTLRRTLDDLDAPRPVAVRGPDDDEPADAPVQVAIGLGGREEFATAVRRVAEAVEAGDLDPDEVDEAEIEERLLLPEPPDLLIKTGAERLSDFMIWQSVYSELYFTDVNWRDFRKRDYLRALREYQERQRRFGR; this is translated from the coding sequence GTGGGCCTGTACGACCGCTACCTCGCCGCGCGCCTCCGGGTCGCCGACGGGACGCTCCCCGAGCGCGTTGCGCTCGTCATCACGGAGCGCGACCTGCTGGAGCCCGGCGCGTACGACACCCTCCGGGAGTTCCTCGGGTGGGCGTTCGACTACGGCGCGGAACGCGTCACCGTCTCTGTGAGCGTACTCGACGCCGACGCCGTGCCGACCCTCCGGCGGACGCTGGACGACCTCGACGCCCCCCGCCCGGTCGCCGTCCGCGGCCCCGACGACGACGAACCCGCCGACGCCCCCGTGCAGGTCGCCATCGGCCTCGGCGGGCGCGAGGAGTTCGCCACGGCCGTGCGCCGGGTCGCGGAGGCCGTCGAGGCCGGCGACCTCGACCCCGACGAGGTGGACGAGGCCGAGATAGAGGAGCGACTGCTCCTCCCCGAGCCGCCGGACCTGCTCATCAAGACGGGCGCCGAGCGGCTCTCCGACTTCATGATATGGCAGTCCGTCTACTCGGAGCTCTACTTCACCGACGTGAACTGGCGCGACTTCCGGAAGCGCGACTACCTGCGCGCGCTCCGGGAGTACCAGGAACGACAGCGGCGGTTCGGGCGGTAG
- the uppS gene encoding polyprenyl diphosphate synthase — protein MTGWLRRRALSLYERLLERELGGAPSHVAVIQDGNRRYAESRGKEKTEGHRAGAETTEAMLRWCRDLGVEELTLYAFSTENFDRPEDEREALFDLIESKLRGFADRDEVHENGVRIRAIGEVERLPERVRDAVAYADRRTRGYDDLRLNVALAYGGRAELLNAARAAARDVAAGRLSPADIDAAELDRRLASRPTRDVDLIIRTGGDERTSNFLPWHANGNEAAVFFCTPYWPEFRRVDFLRAIRTYEAREESWRRTRARRALALVSSFRGTDLPEARRVLDRLRGSLSEEELAEAGVEGAAD, from the coding sequence ATGACCGGGTGGCTCCGCCGTCGTGCCCTCTCCCTCTACGAGCGCCTCCTGGAGCGCGAACTCGGGGGCGCGCCGAGCCACGTCGCCGTCATCCAGGACGGCAACCGCCGCTACGCCGAGTCGCGCGGCAAGGAGAAGACCGAGGGGCACCGCGCCGGCGCGGAGACCACCGAGGCGATGCTCCGGTGGTGTCGCGACCTCGGTGTCGAGGAACTCACGCTCTACGCCTTCTCCACGGAGAACTTCGACCGCCCCGAGGACGAACGCGAGGCGCTGTTCGACCTCATCGAGTCGAAGCTCCGCGGCTTCGCCGACCGCGACGAGGTCCACGAGAACGGGGTCCGCATCCGCGCCATCGGCGAGGTGGAACGGCTCCCGGAGCGCGTCCGCGACGCCGTCGCCTACGCCGACCGCCGCACCCGCGGCTACGACGACCTCCGCCTGAACGTCGCGCTCGCCTACGGGGGTCGGGCCGAACTGCTCAACGCCGCCCGCGCCGCCGCCCGCGACGTGGCGGCCGGACGACTCTCGCCCGCCGACATCGACGCCGCCGAACTGGACCGCCGGCTCGCCTCCCGGCCGACGCGCGACGTGGACCTCATCATCCGCACCGGCGGCGACGAGCGTACCTCGAACTTCCTGCCGTGGCACGCGAACGGCAACGAGGCCGCCGTGTTCTTCTGTACGCCGTACTGGCCGGAGTTCCGCCGCGTCGATTTCCTGCGGGCCATCCGCACCTACGAGGCCCGCGAGGAGTCGTGGCGGCGCACGCGCGCCCGGCGGGCGCTCGCGCTCGTCTCCTCGTTCCGGGGGACGGACCTGCCGGAGGCCCGGCGCGTGCTGGACCGGCTTCGGGGGTCGCTCTCGGAGGAGGAGTTGGCAGAGGCGGGCGTGGAGGGGGCCGCGGACTAG
- a CDS encoding cold-shock protein, which yields MATGKVDFFNDTGGYGFIETEDSDEDVFFHMEDVGGPDLEEGQEVEFDIEQADKGPRATNVTRL from the coding sequence ATGGCGACAGGCAAGGTTGACTTCTTCAACGACACCGGCGGCTACGGCTTCATCGAGACCGAGGACTCCGACGAGGACGTCTTCTTCCACATGGAGGACGTCGGCGGCCCGGACCTCGAGGAGGGCCAGGAAGTCGAGTTCGACATCGAGCAGGCCGACAAGGGCCCGCGCGCGACGAACGTCACGCGGCTGTAA
- a CDS encoding DUF5778 family protein encodes MSDAVDDDLYERTKALLEPGDIELNGVIVHTDLTGEEEPTLHQLTLDVGNVIAEHAGIEPTDTYVHSGNDDPDFGVNQHQGLTLDGDGFVWECQQLMRDGTYDVVFYYEADADQDGIVADLEADGLRVTSVLGD; translated from the coding sequence ATGAGCGACGCCGTCGACGACGACCTCTACGAGCGGACGAAGGCGCTCCTCGAACCGGGCGACATCGAACTGAACGGCGTCATCGTCCACACGGACCTCACGGGCGAGGAGGAGCCGACGCTCCACCAGCTGACGCTCGACGTCGGCAACGTCATCGCCGAACACGCCGGCATCGAGCCGACGGACACCTACGTCCACTCCGGCAACGACGACCCGGACTTCGGGGTCAATCAGCACCAGGGACTCACGCTCGACGGCGACGGGTTCGTCTGGGAGTGCCAGCAGCTGATGCGCGACGGCACCTACGACGTGGTGTTCTACTACGAGGCCGACGCGGACCAGGACGGTATCGTCGCCGACCTCGAGGCCGACGGCCTGCGCGTCACGAGCGTCCTCGGCGACTGA
- a CDS encoding Lrp/AsnC family transcriptional regulator yields MTRGDVDYEFDRTDRAVVNAFQGGFPVVADPYEPAAAALRERGVDVTADELCERIARMVEAGALSRFGALVNAEEIGGAASLVAMHAPPERYDEVAETVNGFREVAHNYEREHPHLNMWFVVSVADRDGVAPVLDRIEDATGQETYDMPKLREFHVGAKFLMDGPVPEGDLDLSALGPEVEPSGRDFLTPDEYDLVMEIQGGLPTTRTPYADVAEALGKPVEWVVETVKRFDAEGKVRRVGVIPNHYALGYTENGMTVWDVPDDLVEAVGPEVASLDFVTHCYRRPRHEGVWPYNFFAMTHGRDEAESRERIEQVRDVMADHWDVGEEDWDTLFSTRILKKTGIRLDERAKANTGAAEEA; encoded by the coding sequence ATGACACGCGGGGACGTCGACTACGAGTTCGACCGGACGGACCGGGCCGTCGTGAACGCCTTTCAGGGAGGGTTCCCGGTCGTCGCGGACCCCTACGAGCCGGCCGCCGCGGCCCTGCGCGAGCGCGGGGTTGACGTGACCGCCGACGAACTGTGCGAGCGTATCGCCCGGATGGTCGAGGCGGGCGCGCTCTCGCGGTTCGGCGCGCTGGTCAACGCCGAGGAGATCGGCGGCGCGGCGTCGCTCGTGGCGATGCACGCCCCGCCGGAGCGCTACGACGAGGTGGCCGAGACGGTGAACGGGTTCCGCGAGGTGGCGCACAACTACGAGCGCGAGCACCCGCACCTCAACATGTGGTTCGTCGTCTCGGTCGCGGACCGCGACGGCGTCGCGCCCGTCCTCGACCGCATCGAGGACGCGACGGGCCAGGAGACGTACGACATGCCGAAGCTCCGGGAGTTCCACGTCGGCGCGAAGTTCCTCATGGACGGCCCCGTCCCCGAGGGCGACCTCGACCTCTCGGCCCTCGGTCCCGAGGTGGAGCCGTCGGGCCGGGACTTCCTCACGCCCGACGAGTACGACCTCGTGATGGAGATACAGGGCGGCCTGCCGACCACCCGAACCCCGTACGCGGACGTGGCCGAGGCGCTCGGCAAGCCCGTCGAGTGGGTGGTGGAGACGGTGAAACGGTTCGACGCGGAGGGGAAGGTGCGCCGGGTCGGCGTCATCCCGAACCACTACGCGCTCGGCTACACGGAGAACGGGATGACCGTCTGGGACGTGCCCGACGACCTCGTCGAGGCGGTCGGTCCCGAGGTGGCGTCGCTCGACTTCGTCACCCACTGCTACCGGCGGCCGCGCCACGAGGGCGTCTGGCCGTACAACTTCTTCGCGATGACGCACGGTCGCGACGAGGCCGAATCCCGCGAGCGCATCGAGCAGGTCCGCGACGTGATGGCCGACCACTGGGACGTCGGCGAGGAGGACTGGGACACGCTGTTCTCGACGCGCATCCTGAAGAAGACGGGCATCAGGCTCGACGAGCGCGCGAAGGCGAACACGGGGGCCGCGGAGGAGGCGTGA
- a CDS encoding precorrin-2 dehydrogenase/sirohydrochlorin ferrochelatase family protein has translation MIPLLHDFAGETVLVFGGGPVGARKARRFAREARVVVVAPEFADADFGGAERVREAPAPDEVGGWLDRTDPALVVAATDDGALNARVESEARGRGVLVNRTDEHGGRDAGSVVVPATVRDGDVVVSISTGGASPALSKHLRERIESELADAGAMADLTGELRDRLQREGVAPEKRRAAVRSVVENDRVWKHLGEGASKAAQEADAVVDGVVGDDP, from the coding sequence GTGATTCCGCTCCTCCACGACTTCGCGGGCGAGACGGTGCTCGTGTTCGGCGGCGGGCCGGTCGGGGCGCGCAAGGCCCGGCGGTTCGCCCGCGAGGCCCGCGTCGTCGTCGTCGCGCCGGAGTTCGCCGACGCCGACTTCGGCGGGGCCGAGCGCGTCCGCGAGGCCCCCGCGCCCGACGAGGTGGGCGGCTGGCTCGACCGGACCGACCCGGCGCTCGTCGTCGCGGCCACCGACGACGGGGCGCTCAACGCCCGCGTCGAGAGCGAGGCCCGCGGGCGCGGCGTCCTCGTCAACCGCACGGACGAACACGGGGGGCGCGACGCGGGGAGCGTCGTCGTCCCCGCCACCGTCCGCGACGGCGACGTCGTGGTGTCGATATCGACCGGCGGGGCCTCCCCCGCGCTGTCGAAGCACCTCCGGGAGCGCATCGAGTCGGAACTGGCCGACGCGGGCGCGATGGCCGACCTGACGGGGGAGCTGCGCGACCGGCTCCAGCGCGAGGGGGTCGCCCCCGAAAAGCGCCGGGCGGCGGTGCGAAGCGTCGTCGAAAACGACCGGGTTTGGAAGCATTTAGGTGAGGGAGCGTCTAAAGCCGCACAGGAAGCCGACGCCGTCGTCGACGGCGTCGTAGGTGACGACCCGTGA
- the hemA gene encoding glutamyl-tRNA reductase has translation MTGATIISGLSVSHTDASVDEIEAACGESEAAVVADLLANPAVEEAFALQTCNRAEAYVVTADEADGIELLRERFAATDGDALRELDHEASLRHLMRVACGLESLVVGEDQILGQLRAAYETADEAGGVGPTLEDALLKAIHVGERARTETAINEGVVSLGSAAVELAARERDLSGATGLVVGAGEMGTLAAKALDDAVGRVIVANRTHDRARLVVANLDGDATAVSLDALPLALTEADVVVAATGAPDPVVDEATLRNAGETLLIDIAQPRDVAPAAGTVAGVEIHDLDDLQSVTDETLSARRVAAERVEAMIDEELENLLAQYKRKRADQVISAMYEGAERMKQRELRTALSKLDDGEFSDEQREVVESMADALVSQLLAAPTRSLRDAAEEDDWSTIHTALQLFDPTTGGPRQLHDTAPEELPAAVREGIPPAVLDQLGPSDD, from the coding sequence GTGACAGGTGCAACGATAATCTCCGGACTGAGCGTCTCCCACACGGACGCGTCCGTCGACGAGATAGAGGCCGCGTGCGGGGAGAGCGAGGCGGCCGTCGTGGCCGACCTGCTCGCGAACCCGGCCGTCGAGGAGGCCTTCGCCCTCCAGACGTGCAACCGAGCGGAGGCGTACGTCGTCACGGCCGACGAGGCCGACGGCATCGAACTGCTCCGGGAGCGGTTCGCCGCGACCGACGGAGACGCGCTCCGCGAACTCGACCACGAGGCATCGCTGCGCCACCTCATGCGCGTGGCCTGCGGGCTGGAGTCGCTCGTGGTCGGCGAGGACCAGATACTCGGCCAACTGCGCGCCGCCTACGAGACGGCCGACGAGGCCGGCGGCGTCGGCCCGACGCTGGAGGACGCCCTGCTGAAGGCGATTCACGTCGGCGAGCGCGCGCGTACGGAGACGGCAATCAACGAGGGCGTCGTCTCGCTCGGCTCCGCGGCGGTCGAACTCGCGGCCCGCGAACGGGACCTCTCGGGCGCGACCGGCCTCGTCGTCGGCGCGGGCGAGATGGGGACGCTCGCGGCGAAGGCGCTGGACGACGCCGTCGGGCGCGTCATCGTCGCCAACCGCACGCACGACCGGGCGCGGCTCGTCGTCGCCAACCTCGACGGCGATGCGACCGCCGTGAGCCTCGACGCGCTCCCGCTCGCGCTCACCGAGGCCGACGTGGTCGTCGCCGCGACGGGCGCTCCCGACCCCGTCGTCGACGAGGCGACGCTGCGCAACGCCGGCGAGACGCTCCTCATCGACATCGCCCAGCCGCGCGACGTGGCCCCCGCCGCCGGCACCGTGGCCGGCGTCGAGATACACGACCTCGACGACCTCCAGTCGGTCACGGACGAGACGCTCTCGGCGCGCCGGGTCGCCGCCGAGCGCGTCGAGGCGATGATAGACGAGGAGCTGGAGAACCTGCTCGCGCAGTACAAGCGCAAGCGCGCCGACCAGGTCATCTCCGCGATGTACGAGGGGGCGGAGCGGATGAAGCAGCGCGAACTCCGCACGGCGCTCTCGAAGCTCGACGACGGGGAGTTCTCCGACGAGCAGCGCGAGGTGGTCGAGTCGATGGCCGACGCGCTCGTCTCACAGCTGCTCGCGGCGCCCACCCGGAGCCTCCGGGACGCCGCCGAGGAGGACGACTGGTCGACCATCCACACCGCGCTCCAGCTGTTCGACCCGACGACGGGCGGCCCCCGACAGCTCCACGACACCGCGCCCGAGGAGCTCCCGGCGGCGGTCCGCGAGGGCATCCCGCCCGCCGTCCTCGACCAGCTCGGCCCCTCCGACGACTGA